The following are from one region of the Gadus chalcogrammus isolate NIFS_2021 chromosome 19, NIFS_Gcha_1.0, whole genome shotgun sequence genome:
- the apc gene encoding adenomatous polyposis coli protein, giving the protein MSSSSSSSSSSRATGSSHSAGGSGVPTATVPGASYDQLLWQVELLKMENSTLRQELQHNSSHLCKLESEASNMKEVLKQLQGTIEEETSDIPAQLDFMERMKEMSIEPASLAPVKLRANKPAASPAAATQSPLSQGPHGSSYPKRGAPAPPAPATLSPPGDANQTPAGYLEQLKHERSLLLAELDKEEKEKEWYYGQLQNLTKRIDSLPLSDNFSLQTDMTRRQLEFEARQLRGAMEEQLGSCQDMERRALARLSRIQGIEKDLLRGGQRLLHTEDKAEGVQVCADSSNAANNTQVCEQDSTSEASSTGGYSIPRRLTSHLGTKVEMVYSLLSMLGTHDKDDMSRTLLAMSSSQDSCIAMRQSGCLPLLIQLLHGSDKDSLLLGNSRGSKEARARASAALHNIVHSRPDDKRARREARVLHLLEQVRVYCEACWAWQEEHQAGTQPDKNPVPSPGEHQICPAVCVLMKLSFDEEHRHAMNELGGLQAIAELLQADCELYGLTADHQSITLRRYAGMALTNLTFGDVGNKATLCSMKGCMRAMVAQLKSDSEDLQQVVASVLRNLSWRADASSKKTLREVGSVAALMSCGLHVQKESTLKSVLSALWNLSAHCSDNKAELCAVGGALGFLARALAQRGPASAALAVVESAGGILRNVSSLVATNQAYRQVLRDNGCLATLLQHLRSPSLTVVSNACGTLWNLSARDPRDQEALWEMGAVAMLRNLVHSRHKMIAMGSAAALRNLLANRPAKYASAAAAVGGTGPGGDLTATPSLHARKHKALIEELDAQRQQLSETFDGLENLGPAHHHRRHPPALAVGRAAPPPAAAGAGPRGAGGDSLHSVGSADGYGATEEERLLEEERLLAGRQEEAAYRRYPADLAHKIHSANSMADAADAELDTPINYSLKYSDEQLHSGRQSPAPAPGQSRGREREKDEEEEAEEGAGRREDRRRPYPAAYRAGSRADGQHPRPPHRSDGDDFGEGDRPPHRHEQEPIDYSIKYGGHASPGCAASSPAASSCKSNAGGQKPLPAKAAGGGVNQDMPLTYCVEDTPICFSRGSSLSSLSSGDEDDGRSGRRRAGGRGQGHYPTLPAGQKEERDDPQAMSMAAGPSDGLSPDAPGQRQLSRRAPTAYQQHHHGNQQMHHHHGNHHHHQQPQAPAAPKTPPPVAPSSAPSSALASALETPLMFSRCTSLSSLDSFGSPSINSSHPSEPGSGGASGVVSPSDLPDSPGQTMPPSRNKTPPPQPASLKPPASDLQASAACLARAQRGHGSARGPASGGNREEEEEDFLLHFATESTPHGFSRASSLSALSVDEPFIPRQPEVPGLGQGHSAPVAMATSAPDRGPQSASGGGDDMDTVVGDDDDDDISILEACIHLAMPTRSSRRPKKAAASDGAPAPPPAPRNTEGQTAGGPVSAMAAAGRKPSLLPVYKLHPQQHRPRPLEEETPLVYCVEDTPLNFSTATSLSDLTIDSPPTEVATGNHKGRRHAPVAAMTREEEQEVKRQGREVADDEENEDILAECISAAMPKPRPQRNLPQLQRHAPPTDGNAPSAANTAICSLAQRESELRPKPTSPVKPMVAQRAAPPPPLQGGGGQRRRFAYDSPHHYTPIEGTPCCFSRNDSLSSLDFDEEEEGPEGDRRRPAERPSVPEAPQHKPPQQKPVPPAAAVLPRSKEGAEPPPPPSGAVPDDGRQLRFAVEDTPVCFSRNSSLSSLSDIMDQENNNVASPPSPPPPQEPPAKPAPPQAPPVAATTQGHAQAPPPSGQPVPPGRAGYAPRAFNVEDTPVCFSRNSSLSSLSIDSEDDLLLECISSAMPKRKHPAAPPQPAVPLASTPPPRQEQEEAEGGVKEEEEAFDWKAIQEGANSVVSSLNQAAVAEPPPDSSDEDSDSVLSLRSGLSLSLGSPFHRAPRPAAKAPLPEEGPLGEDRGGGAGEEELEEEEEEEEQEEQQQQEEGGEEEAEDEEGPEEPPAPREPTGTAGACPRGGARVLRPGERSTLEEKRRREEEERSTALKGGKKVYRSLLTGRPRPQTDATPPAPRPRPQSDTPPPAPRPRPQTDAAARPRPTSDTPPSAMATPSPRGRALKAPGAGLPPPRLSTKTPPGRRAEPGEGGRGRGASSSRSGSRDSTPSRRPVPLTSSSSSSTSSTKSPGAAPPTSRLSCPSPGRPAKQAPPPGPPIRKSNSGGRAAVGGGAAPGGEAVERPALVRQSTFIKEAPSSAPGRKRSEEAPPPAADPVSSSSSSTRPAPSSRSTVSSSSSSSSLNNNQNPNRSHSESPSPSPRLSRTGTWKREGGGRRGEGEGGQHGSSLPRVGTWKRAGSSSSLLSASSSSSRGDQEEPRGGGTWRKAKEQQEEVWVRMEDCPINSPRPSSSSSSSSNAPPVISAPSPPKTGATVTTPGRPSPNANLNLRSRSRESLETTPPAAPPGRTGPFERAGPGKGYLNGPAGGGGGGGGGTVAARVSPFNYVPSPRKSSADTSTPASSHTPSPSSTRPSLIPSPVAVSTAGGGKKRPQQTPPSPSPSKGDGSERGSYIVTSV; this is encoded by the exons AtgtcttcatcctcttcctcctcttcgtcgtccCGGGCAACCGGCAGCAGCCATAGTGCCGGCGGTAGCGGTGTTCCCACGGCAACAGTCCCAGGCGCCTCCTACGATCAGCTGCTGTGGCAGGTGGAGCTGCTGAAGATGGAGAACTCCACCCTAAGGCAGGAGCTACAGCACAACTCCTCCCACCTCTGCAAGCTGGAGAGCGAAGCCTCCAACATGAAG GAGGTCCTCAAACAGCTCCAGGGCACCATAGAAGAAGAGACCAGTGACATCCCCGCCCAGCTGGACTTTATGGAACGAATGAAAG AGATGAGCATCGAGCCCGCTAGCCTAGCGCCTGTGAAGCTACGTGCTAACAAGCCCGCAGCGTCCCCGGCTGCCGCCACCCAGTCCCCACTCAGCCAGGGGCCCCACGGCTCCTCCTACCCCAAGAGAGGGGCCCCTGCGCCCCCGGCCCCCGCCACGCTCTCCCCTCCCGGCGATGCTAACCAGACCCCTGCCGGCTACCTGGAGCAGCTGAAGCATGAGAG gtccctcctattggctgaactagacaaggaggagaaggagaaggagtggtACTATGGCCAGCTCCAGAACCTGACCAAGCGCATCGacagcctccctctctcagaCAAC TTCTCTCTGCAGACAGACATGACGAGACGTCAGCTGGAGTTTGAGGCCCGACAGCTGAGAGGAGCCATGGAGGAACAGCTAGGCTCCTGCCAGGACATGGAGCGACGAGCACTG gccCGGCTGTCTCGTATCCAGGGCATAGAGAAGGACCTGctgagaggaggacagaggttGCTGCATACTGAAGACAAG GCTGAGGGCGTCCAGGTGTGTGCAGACAGCAGCAACGCTGCCAATAATacacag gtgtGTGAGCAGGACTCCACCAGCGAGGCGTCCTCCACTGGGGGGTACTCCATCCCTCGCAGGCTCACCAGCCACCTGGGGACCAAG GTGGAGATGGTGTACAGCCTGCTGTCCATGCTAGGAACGCATGACAAGGACGACATGTCCCGCACCCTGCTGGCCATGTCCAGCTCGCAGGACTCGTGCATCGCCATGCGCCAGTCGGGCTGCCTGCCCCTACTCATCCAGCTACTGCACGGCAGCGACAAGGACTCTCTGCTGCTAG GGAACTCCCGGGGCAGTAAGGAGGCCAGGGCCCGGGCCAGCGCCGCGCTCCACAACATCGTCCACAGCCGGCCGGACGACAAGCGGGCCCGCCGAGAGGCCCGCGTGCTGCACCTCCTGGAGCAGGTCAGGGTCTACTGCGAGGCCTGCTGGGCCTGGCAGGAGGAGCACCAGGCCGGGACCCAGCCCGACAAGAACCCCG TCCCGTCGCCAGGGGAACACCAGATCTGCCCGGCAGTGTGCGTTCTCATGAAGCTCTCGTTCGACGAGGAGCACCGACACGCCATGAACGAACTGG GCGGTCTGCAGGCCATAGCGGAGCTGCTGCAGGCTGACTGTGAGCTGTACGGGCTGACCGCCGACCACCAGAGCATCACGCTGCGGCGCTACGCCGGCATGGCGCTCACCAACCTCACCTTCGGGGACGTCGGCAACAAG GCCACGCTGTGCTCCATGAAAGGCTGCATGAGAGCGATGGTGGCCCAGCTCAAGTCTGACAGCGAAGACCTGCAGCAG GTGGTGGCTAGCGTACTGCGCAACCTGTCGTGGCGCGCGGACGCTAGCAGCAAGAAGACGCTACGTGAGGTTGGCAGCGTGGCCGCACTCATGTCCTGCGGACTGCATGTACAGAAG GAGTCCACCCTGAAGTCTGTGCTGAGCGCGCTCTGGAACCTCTCGGCTCACTGCAGCGACAACAAGGCCGAGCTCTGTGCTGTTGGCGGCGCGCTGGGCTTCTTAGCCCGGGCGCTAGCTCAGCGGGGACCGGCGAGCGCCGCGCTAGCCGTGGTGGAGAGCGCCGGCGGCATCCTGCGCAACGTCTCCAGTCTGGTGGCCACCAACCAGGCCTACAG ACAAGTGCTCCGTGACAACGGTTGCCTGGCGACCCTGCTGCAGCACCTGCGCTCCCCCAGCCTGACGGTGGTGTCCAACGCCTGCGGGACCCTCTGGAACCTGTCGGCCCGCGACCCCCGCGACCAGGAGGCCTTGTGGGAGATGGGCGCCGTGGCCATGCTGCGCAACCTGGTGCACTCCCGCCACAAGATGATCGCCATGGGCAGCGCCGCCGCCCTGCGCAACCTGCTGGCCAACCGGCCCGCCAAGTACGcctcggccgccgccgccgtgggcGGGACGGGGCCCGGCGGCGACCTCACGGCCACGCCCTCGCTGCACGCCCGCAAGCACAAGGCGCTGATCGAGGAGCTGGACGCGCAGCGGCAGCAGCTCTCGGAGACCTTCGACGGGCTGGAGAACCtgggccccgcccaccaccaccgccgccacccgcCAGCCCTCGCCGTCGGCCGCGCAgcacctccacctgcagccgCAGGCGCCGGGccgcggggggccggggg CGACAGCCTGCACAGCGTGGGCAGCGCCGACGGCTACGGCGCCACGGAGGAGGAGCggctcctggaggaggagcgtcTGCTGGCCGGCcgccaggaggag gcggcgtACCGGCGTTACCCGGCCGACCTGGCCCACAAGATCCACAGCGCCAACAGCATGGCGGACGCCGCCGACGCCGAGCTGGACACGCCCATCAACTACAGCCTCAAGTACTCCGACGAGCAGCTGCACTCCGGCCGCcagagccccgcccccgcccccggccaaTCGCGCGGCCGGGAGCGggagaaggacgaggaggaggaggcggaggagggggcggggcggcgggAGGACCGCCGGCGGCCGTACCCGGCGGCCTACCGGGCCGGGAGCCGCGCCGACGGCCAGCACCCCCGCCCACCGCACCGCAGCGACGGGGACGACTTTGGCGAGGGCGaccgccccccccaccgccacgaGCAGGAGCCCATCGACTACAGCATCAAGTACGGCGGCCACGCCTCCCCTGGCTGCGCCGCCTCCTCTCCCGCCGCCTCTTCCTGTAAGAGCAACGCCGGCGGCCAGAAGCCCCTCCCCGCCAAGGCCGCTGGGGGCGGAGTCAACCAGGACATGCCCCTGACCTACTGCGTGGAGGACACGCCCATCTGCTTCTCGCGGGGCAGCTCTCTGTCCTCGCTGTCGTCGGGCGACGAGGACGACGGGCGCAGTGGGCGGcgccgggcgggggggcggggccagggccaCTACCCCACGCTCCCCGCGGGACAGAAGGAGGAGCGGGACGACCCCCAGGCCATGAGCATGGCCGCCGGCCCCTCGGACGGCCTGTCCCCCGACGCCCCGGGGCAACGCCAGCTGTCCCGCCGCGCGCCCACCGCGTACCAACAgcatcaccacggcaaccagCAGATGCaccatcaccacggcaaccaccatcaccaccagcagCCGCAGGCCCCGGCGGCGCCCAAGACCCCTCCCCCGGTGGCGCCGTCGTCGGCCCCGTCGTCGGCGCTGGCGTCGGCGCTGGAGACGCCCCTGATGTTCTCCCGCTGCAcctccctcagctccctggACAGCTTCGGCTCGCCCTCCATCAACTCCTCGCACCCCAGCGAGCCCGGCAGCGGCGGGGCCAGCGGCGTGGTGAGCCCCAGCGACCTGCCCGACAGCCCCGGCCAGACCATGCCCCCCTCCCGCAACAAGACCCCCCCGCCGCAGCCCGCCTCCCTGAAGCCCCCCGCCTCCGACCTGCAGGCCTCCGCCGCCTGCCTGGCGCGGGCCCAGCGAGGCCACGGCAGCGCCCGCGGCCCGGCCAGCGGCGGcaaccgggaggaggaggaggaggacttccTGCTGCACTTCGCCACCGAGAGCACGCCGCACGGCTTCTCGCGCGCCTCCAGCCTGAGCGCGCTCAGCGTGGACGAGCCCTTTATCCCCCGCCAGCCGGAGGTCCCGGGCCTCGGGCAGGGCCACTCGGCCCCCGTCGCCATGGCGACCTCGGCCCCGGACCGGGGCCCGCAGAGCGCGTCCGGCGGCGGCGACGACATGGACACGGTCGtcggggacgacgacgacgacgacatctCCATCCTGGAGGCGTGCATCCACTTGGCCATGCCCACGCGGTCGTCACGCCGACCGAAGAAGGCCGCGGCTTCAGACGGCGcaccggcccctcccccggccccccgcaaCACCGAGGGGCAGACGGCCGGCGGCCCCGTGTCTGCCATGGCCGCGGCGGGCCGTAAGCCCAGCCTCCTGCCTGTGTACAAGCTCCACCCCCAGCAgcacaggccccgcccccttgaGGAGGAGACCCCCCTTGTGTACTGCGTGGAAGACACGCCCCTGAACTTCTCCACCGCCACCTCGCTGAGCGACCTCACCATAGACTCTCCGCCCACCGAGGTCGCCACCGGAAACCACAAGGGGCGGCGCCACGCCCCGGTCGCCGCCAtgaccagggaggaggagcaggaagtgaaaaggcaggggagggaggtggcggACGACGAGGAGAACGAGGACATCCTGGCCGAGTGCATCAGTGCCGCCAtgcccaagccccgcccccaacgCAACCTCCCTCAGCTTCAACGCCACGCCCCGCCCACCGACGGCAACGCTCCCAGCGCCGCCAACACGGCCATCTGCAGCCTGGCGCAGCGCGAGTCGGAGCTCCGCCCCAAGCCCACCTCCCCCGTCAAGCCCATGGTGGCGCAGCgggcggccccgccccctcccctgcaAGGGGGCGGCGGCCAGCGGCGGCGCTTCGCCTACGACTCGCCGCACCACTACACGCCCATCGAGGGCACACCCTGCTGCTTCTCCCGCAACGACTCCCTTAGCTCGCTGGACtttgacgaggaggaggaggggcctgaGGGGGACCGGAGGCGGCCCGCCGAGCGTCCGTCCGTCCCGGAGGCGCCGCAGCACAAGCCCCCGCAGCAGAAGCCGGTGCCGCCCGCGGCCGCCGTGCTCCCCCGCAGCAAGGAAGGGGCGgagcccccgccgccgccgtcggggGCGGTGCCGGACGACGGCCGCCAGCTGCggttcgccgtggaggacacgCCCGTCTGCTTCTCGCGGAactcctccctcagctccctgAGTGACATCATGGACCAGGAGAACAACAACGTCGCCAGCCCCCCCTCGCCACCACCGCCGCAAGAGCCCCCGGCGAAGCCTGCCCCCCCGCAGGCCCCCCCCGTCGCCGCTACCACTCAGGGGCACgcacaagccccgccccctagcGGCCAGCCGGTGCCGCCGGGCCGGGCGGGCTACGCCCCCCGGGCCTTCAACGTGGAGGACACGCCCGTGTGCTTCTCCCGCAACTCGTCCCTCAGCTCCCTCAGCATCGACTCAGAGGACGACCTGCTGCTGGAGTGCATCAGCTCCGCCATGCCCAAGAGGAAGCACCCGGCAGCCCCCCCGCAGCCCGCCGTGCCGCTCGCCTCCACGCCGCCCCCCCgccaggagcaggaggaggcggagggcggcgtgaaggaggaggaggaggcgttcGACTGGAAGGCGATCCAGGAGGGGGCCAACTCGGTGGTCAGCAGCCTGAACCAGGCGGCGGTGGCGGAGCCGCCCCCGGACTCGTCAGACGAGGACTCTGACTCGGTCCTGTCGCTGCGCTccggcctctccctctccctgggaTCGCCCTTCCACCGTGCGCCCCGCCCCGCCGCCAAGGCACCGCTGCCGGAGGAGGGGCCGCTGGGGGAAGACcgaggaggcggggccggcgaggaggagctggaggaggaggaggaagaggaggagcaggaggagcagcagcagcaggaggaggggggggaggaagaggcggaggatgaggagggtccggaggagccccccgccccccgggaGCCGACAGGAACGGCGGGCGCGTGCCCGAGGGGCGGGGCCCGCGTGCTGCGGCCGGGGGAGCGCAGTaccctggaggagaagaggaggcgggaggaggaggagcgcagcACGGCTCTGAAGGGCGGGAAGAAGGTGTACAGGAGTCTGCTGACGGGCCGGCCGCGCCCCCAGACGGACGCCaccccgccggccccccgcccTCGCCCCCAGTCAGACacgcctccccctgcccctcgACCCCGCCCCCAGACAGACGCGGCCGCTCGGCCACGCCCCACGTCAGACACGCCACCCTCGGCGATGGCCACGCCCTCCCCGAGGGGGCGCGCCCTCAAAGCCCCCGGCGCCGGCCTCCCCCCGCCGCGCCTCAGCACTAAGACCCCTCCCGGCAGGAGGGCGGagcccggggagggggggcggggccggggggcgtCGTCCTCCCGCTCCGGCTCTCgagactccaccccctccagacGTCCCGTCCCCCTCACGTCCTCTTCGTCGTCCTCCACCTCGTCCACAAAGTCCCCCGGAGCCGCGCCCCCCACGTCCCGCCTCTCCTGTCCGTCACCAGGGCGACCGGCCAagcaggcccctccccccggcccGCCCATCAGGAAGTCCAACAGCGGCGGGCGGGCCGCTGTGGGCGGGGGCGCGGCGCCAGGCGGCGAGGCCGTGGAGCGCCCCGCCCTCGTCCGCCAGTCCACCTTCATCAAGGAGGCTCCGAGCTCCGCCCCCGGGAGGAAGAGGTCAGaggaagccccgcccccggcgGCAGACCCCGTGAGCTCCTCCAGTTCCTCCACACGCCCCGCCCCCTCGAGccgctccactgtctcctcctcctcctcctcttcctccctgaaCAACAACCAGAACCCCAACCGCTCCCACTCGgagagcccctccccctccccccgcctcagCCGCACGGGCAcctggaagagggaggggggggggaggaggggcgagggggaggggggccagcacggctcctccctcccccgcgtCGGCACCTGGAAGCGTGCGGGCAGCTCTTCCTCCCTGctctcggcctcctcctcctcctcccggggcGACCAGGAGGagccgcggggggggggcacctggcGCAAGGccaaggagcagcaggaggaggtgtgggTCCGCATGGAGGACTGTCCCATCAACAGCCCCCGGCCCTCGTCctcatcctcgtcctcctccaacGCCCCGCCCGTCATCAGCGCCCCCTCGCCACCCAAGACGGGCGCCACCGTGACGACCCCCGGCCGCCCCTCTCCCAACGCCAACCTCAACCTCCGCAGCCGAAGCCGCGAAAGTCTGGAGACCACGCCCCCTGCGGCCCCCCCCGGGCGCACCGGGCCCTTTGAGAGGGCGGGGCCGGGGAAGGGGTACTTGAACGGCCCGGCggggggaggcggcggcggggggggagggacggtgGCCGCCCGGGTCTCGCCCTTCAACTACGTACCCAGCCCCCGCAAGAGCAGCGCTGACACGAGCACCCCCGCCTCCAGCCAcacgccctccccctccagcaccAGACCCTCACTCATCCCTTCCCCCGTGGCGGTCAGCACCGccgggggggggaagaagagaCCGCAGcagacccctccctccccctccccctccaaggGAGACGGCTCCGAGAGAGGTTCTTATATAGTCACCTCCGTTTGA